In a single window of the Azospirillum thiophilum genome:
- a CDS encoding transglycosylase SLT domain-containing protein, whose product MTGGSVRRLKPLLTCAALSALLTACAGGGGGGTPRAVSQAEIDTHVAEASKRFDMPELWIREVIRQESGGRTMANGKPIVSKAGAMGLMQVMPATYDEMRRKHDLGSDPFDPHDNIIAGTAYLREMYNLFGAPGFLGAYNCGPGCYGDYLAGKRNLPGETRRYIASVGPRLNRTPAPNGADIVLVSAPSSDSSPDFGSSYAASRPSSSNSVPSYAPPAGNRPAVSRPPISVAALPAPAAAPAPAVRVVAPDTSTPDAPAPRPVTAMPAIASAGGGVWTVQLGAFRSPDDSQRVIDRARTSMPVLSRSQRVVQAVDTQTGPLYRARLSGLSQQDAASACNGLVTLGMACFVVAPGA is encoded by the coding sequence ATGACCGGGGGTTCCGTGCGTCGCCTGAAGCCGTTGCTGACCTGCGCCGCCCTGTCTGCCCTGCTGACCGCCTGCGCCGGCGGCGGCGGCGGCGGGACACCACGCGCCGTATCCCAGGCCGAGATCGACACCCATGTCGCCGAGGCGTCGAAGCGGTTCGACATGCCGGAACTGTGGATCCGCGAGGTGATCCGCCAGGAAAGCGGCGGGCGCACCATGGCCAACGGCAAGCCGATCGTCAGCAAGGCCGGCGCCATGGGCCTGATGCAGGTGATGCCGGCGACCTATGACGAGATGCGGCGCAAGCACGATCTGGGCTCCGACCCGTTCGACCCGCATGACAACATCATCGCCGGCACCGCCTATCTCCGCGAGATGTACAATCTGTTCGGCGCGCCGGGTTTCCTCGGCGCTTACAATTGCGGCCCGGGCTGCTATGGCGACTATCTGGCCGGCAAGCGCAACCTGCCGGGCGAGACCCGGCGCTATATCGCGTCGGTCGGGCCGCGGCTGAACCGCACCCCGGCGCCCAACGGTGCCGACATCGTGCTGGTCAGCGCTCCGTCGTCGGACTCCTCCCCTGATTTCGGCTCGTCCTACGCAGCGTCGCGGCCGTCCTCGTCCAACTCCGTTCCTTCCTATGCACCGCCCGCCGGCAATCGCCCGGCGGTGAGCCGGCCACCGATCAGCGTGGCGGCGCTCCCTGCCCCGGCCGCAGCACCGGCACCGGCGGTGCGGGTCGTCGCACCCGATACCTCGACCCCCGATGCCCCGGCACCGCGCCCGGTGACGGCGATGCCGGCGATCGCCAGCGCCGGCGGGGGTGTGTGGACGGTGCAACTCGGCGCCTTCCGCTCGCCCGACGACAGCCAGCGCGTGATCGACCGCGCCCGGACCTCGATGCCGGTGCTGTCGCGCTCGCAGCGGGTCGTGCAGGCCGTCGATACCCAGACCGGGCCGCTCTACCGTGCCCGCCTGTCCGGCCTGTCGCAGCAGGATGCGGCCAGCGCCTGCAACGGGCTGGTGACTCTCGGCATGGCCTGCTTCGTGGTGGCGCCGGGGGCGTGA
- a CDS encoding catalase, whose translation MSILTTSFGQPVPDNQNSLSAGPRGPLLLQDFHLIEKLAHFNRERIPERVVHAKGAGAYGSFRVTRNVTGWTKAAFLSSVGKETPVFLRFSTVGGEKGSADAERDPRGFALKFYTEEGNYDLVGNNTPVFFLRDPLKFPDFIHTQKRNPATNLKDPIAMWDFFSLSPETMHQLTILFSDRGTPRSYRHMDGFGSHTFSWINAANERFWVKYHFKTRQGIENFTAEQAVTMGGIDPDHATRDLYASIEDGDFPAWTVSVQIMPEAEAEAYRINPFDLTKVWPHADYPLIEIGELVLNRNPENFFAETEQAAFSPASVVPGISFSPDKMLQGRLFAYADAHRYRLGGNYAQIPVNKPQGCPVHNHQRDGAMRTDGNGGGRPNYEPNSFGGPAQTGVASEPPLRISGDAAHYDHREDNDDYAQAGALFRLIGAEAQDRLMGNIAGTLAKAPLFIQQRQLKHFLAADPAYGEGVAKRLGLTVSQAAE comes from the coding sequence ATGAGCATTCTGACCACCAGCTTCGGCCAGCCCGTTCCCGACAACCAGAATTCGCTGAGCGCCGGGCCGCGCGGTCCGCTGCTGCTCCAGGATTTCCACCTGATCGAGAAGCTGGCCCACTTCAACCGCGAACGCATTCCCGAGCGCGTGGTCCACGCCAAGGGTGCCGGCGCCTATGGCAGCTTCCGCGTCACCCGCAACGTGACCGGCTGGACCAAGGCCGCCTTCCTGTCTTCGGTCGGCAAGGAAACGCCGGTCTTCCTGCGCTTCTCCACCGTCGGCGGCGAGAAGGGCTCGGCCGATGCCGAGCGCGACCCGCGCGGCTTCGCCCTGAAATTCTACACGGAGGAGGGCAACTATGATCTGGTCGGCAACAACACGCCGGTCTTCTTCCTGCGCGATCCCCTGAAGTTCCCCGACTTCATCCACACCCAGAAGCGCAACCCGGCCACCAACCTGAAGGATCCCATCGCCATGTGGGACTTCTTCTCGCTGTCGCCGGAGACGATGCACCAGCTGACCATCCTGTTCAGCGACCGCGGCACCCCGCGCAGCTATCGCCACATGGACGGCTTCGGCAGCCACACCTTCTCGTGGATCAACGCGGCCAACGAACGCTTCTGGGTCAAGTATCATTTCAAGACCCGCCAGGGCATCGAGAACTTCACCGCCGAGCAGGCGGTGACGATGGGCGGCATCGATCCCGACCACGCCACCCGCGACCTGTACGCCTCGATCGAGGACGGCGACTTCCCGGCCTGGACCGTGTCGGTGCAGATCATGCCGGAGGCCGAGGCCGAGGCCTACCGCATCAACCCGTTCGACCTGACCAAGGTGTGGCCGCACGCCGACTATCCGCTGATCGAGATCGGCGAGCTGGTGCTGAACCGCAACCCGGAGAATTTCTTCGCCGAGACCGAGCAGGCCGCCTTCAGCCCGGCCAGCGTGGTCCCAGGCATCTCCTTCAGCCCGGACAAGATGCTGCAGGGCCGGCTCTTCGCCTATGCCGACGCCCACCGCTACCGGCTGGGCGGCAACTACGCGCAGATCCCGGTGAACAAGCCGCAGGGCTGCCCGGTCCACAACCATCAGCGCGACGGCGCCATGCGCACCGACGGCAACGGCGGCGGCCGGCCCAACTACGAGCCGAACAGCTTCGGCGGCCCGGCCCAGACCGGCGTCGCCAGCGAGCCGCCACTGCGCATCAGCGGCGATGCCGCCCACTATGACCACCGCGAGGACAACGACGACTATGCCCAGGCAGGCGCCCTGTTCCGCCTGATCGGCGCAGAGGCGCAGGACCGGCTGATGGGCAACATCGCCGGCACGCTGGCCAAGGCCCCGCTGTTCATCCAGCAGCGCCAGCTGAAGCATTTCCTGGCCGCCGACCCCGCCTATGGCGAAGGCGTCGCCAAACGCCTGGGGCTGACGGTGTCGCAGGCGGCCGAATAA
- a CDS encoding LysR substrate-binding domain-containing protein — protein MTLAGLSLRDLEYVVAVAELRHFGRAAERCAVSQPSLSAQIRKLEETLGLALFERTSRKVLLTPRGEPIVAQARVVLDEARRLMALADGSDGRLTGRLRLAAIHTLGPYLFPHILPPLRSIWPDLTLILSEGRTDALLEELRDGRIDAVLLALPVESDGLVAEPLFFEPFLLAHPIGHRLCGTPDLLLGDLDAGELLLLEEGHCLRDQALAACGLTARGGGVHATGLETLRHMVAAGAGCTLMPLLATRGVDGSTAGVGGLVEYRPFDGGKPPGRVVGLVWRASDPRDRGLRELADLLRRGTPAGTEPLLSQKVD, from the coding sequence ATGACTCTTGCCGGCCTGTCCCTGCGTGACCTGGAATATGTCGTCGCTGTCGCCGAGTTGCGCCATTTCGGCCGGGCGGCGGAGCGGTGCGCCGTCAGTCAGCCGTCGCTGAGCGCCCAGATCCGCAAGCTGGAGGAGACGCTGGGGCTGGCCCTGTTCGAGCGGACCAGCCGCAAGGTGCTGCTGACCCCGCGCGGCGAGCCCATCGTGGCGCAGGCCCGCGTCGTGCTGGACGAGGCGCGCCGGCTGATGGCGCTGGCCGACGGGTCGGACGGCCGGCTGACCGGCCGGCTGCGGCTGGCGGCGATCCACACGCTCGGCCCCTACCTGTTTCCGCATATCCTGCCGCCGCTGCGCAGCATCTGGCCCGACCTGACGCTGATCCTGTCGGAGGGGCGGACCGACGCTCTGCTGGAGGAACTGCGCGACGGCCGGATCGACGCCGTGCTGCTGGCCCTGCCGGTGGAGAGCGACGGCCTGGTGGCCGAGCCGCTGTTCTTCGAGCCCTTCCTGCTCGCCCATCCCATCGGCCACCGGCTGTGCGGAACGCCCGACCTGTTGCTGGGCGATCTGGACGCCGGTGAGCTTCTGCTGCTGGAGGAGGGGCATTGCCTGCGCGATCAGGCGCTGGCCGCCTGCGGCCTGACCGCGCGCGGCGGCGGCGTCCACGCCACCGGGCTGGAGACGCTGCGCCATATGGTGGCGGCCGGGGCCGGCTGCACGCTGATGCCGCTGCTGGCGACGCGCGGGGTGGATGGCAGCACCGCCGGCGTCGGCGGGTTGGTGGAGTACCGGCCCTTCGATGGCGGGAAGCCCCCCGGCCGTGTCGTCGGTCTGGTCTGGCGGGCCAGCGACCCGCGCGACCGTGGCCTGCGGGAGCTGGCGGACCTGCTGCGGCGCGGCACGCCGGCCGGCACGGAGCCGCTCCTATCCCAAAAGGTCGACTGA
- the glgX gene encoding glycogen debranching protein GlgX — MANILRQATRLGEGLPFPLGATWDGLGVNFALFSANATKVELCLFDENGEEELERIELPEFTNEIWHGYLPDARPGLLYGYRVHGPYEPEQGHRFNPNKLLLDPYAKELVGEIRWNPAHFGYVMESGDDLTFDKRDSAPFMPKCKVIDPAFTWGRDHKPGTAWDRTIFYEMHVKGFTRLHPAVPDSLRGTYGGMAVKEVVDYIKSLGITSVELLPVHAFVQDQHLVDKGLANYWGYNSIGFFAPEPRYAASGNAIKEFKEMVAHLHNAGLEVILDVVYNHTAEGNERGPTLSFKGIDNASYYRLLPDQKRYYINETGTGNTVNLSHPRVLQMVTDSLRYWATEMHVDGFRFDLATILGREPYGFDEGGGFLDSCLQDPILNSVKLIAEPWDCGPGGYQVGNFPPGWAEWNDKFRDTVRAFWKGDEGKLPEVAPRLCGSADLFDKRGRKPWASVNFITAHDGYTLNDLVSYNDKHNEANGEDNNDGHSHNLSWNHGEEGPTEDPEIRELRERQKRNLLATLLLSQGSPMLLAGDEFGNTQHGNNNAYCQDNETAWLNWDGIDEDGQALIEFVRRVIAVRQSFPMLRRGRFLSGEYNAEFDIKDVTWLTPAADEMDESHWHDGNARCMGMLLDGRAQASGIKRPAMDATLLLVINSHHDVVGFTLPEVTGGNVWRCLVDTNLPDPDEAPRVDTGDTYMVTGRSLLLLALEPEGKTSFALRRAAHALRNVAESPTLTFNDDGAEAEITAAPSAAPEEKEPVVAEADEAEAAEAAANPDPAKPDGKKPS, encoded by the coding sequence ATGGCGAATATCCTGAGGCAGGCGACGCGGCTCGGTGAGGGATTGCCCTTTCCGCTGGGCGCGACATGGGATGGGCTGGGCGTCAACTTCGCCTTGTTTTCGGCCAACGCGACCAAGGTCGAGTTGTGTCTGTTCGACGAGAATGGCGAAGAGGAGCTCGAGCGGATCGAGCTTCCCGAATTCACCAACGAGATCTGGCACGGCTATTTGCCCGACGCCCGCCCCGGCCTGCTCTATGGCTACCGCGTCCATGGGCCGTACGAGCCGGAGCAGGGGCACCGGTTCAACCCGAACAAATTGCTGCTCGATCCCTATGCCAAGGAACTGGTCGGCGAGATCCGGTGGAACCCGGCCCATTTCGGCTATGTGATGGAATCGGGCGACGACCTGACCTTCGACAAGCGCGACAGCGCGCCCTTCATGCCGAAATGCAAGGTGATCGATCCCGCCTTCACCTGGGGCCGCGACCACAAGCCGGGCACCGCCTGGGACCGCACCATCTTCTATGAGATGCATGTCAAGGGCTTCACCAGGCTGCATCCGGCGGTGCCCGACAGCCTGCGCGGCACCTATGGCGGCATGGCGGTCAAGGAGGTCGTCGACTACATCAAGTCGCTGGGCATCACCTCGGTCGAGCTGCTGCCGGTGCATGCCTTCGTCCAGGACCAGCATCTGGTCGACAAAGGCCTGGCCAACTACTGGGGCTACAATTCCATCGGCTTCTTCGCGCCGGAGCCGCGCTACGCCGCCTCGGGCAACGCTATCAAGGAATTCAAGGAGATGGTGGCGCATCTCCACAATGCCGGGCTCGAGGTGATCCTCGACGTCGTCTACAACCACACAGCGGAAGGGAACGAGCGCGGCCCGACCCTGTCCTTCAAGGGGATCGACAACGCGTCCTACTACCGCCTGCTGCCCGACCAGAAGCGCTACTACATCAACGAGACCGGGACCGGGAACACCGTCAATCTCAGCCACCCGCGCGTGCTGCAGATGGTCACCGACAGCCTGCGCTACTGGGCGACGGAGATGCATGTCGACGGTTTCCGCTTCGACCTCGCCACCATCCTGGGGCGCGAGCCCTACGGCTTCGACGAGGGCGGCGGCTTCCTCGACAGCTGCCTGCAGGATCCGATCCTCAACAGCGTCAAGCTGATCGCCGAGCCGTGGGACTGCGGTCCCGGCGGCTATCAGGTCGGCAATTTCCCGCCGGGCTGGGCGGAATGGAACGACAAGTTCCGCGACACCGTCCGCGCCTTCTGGAAGGGCGACGAGGGCAAGCTGCCGGAGGTGGCGCCGCGGCTGTGCGGTTCCGCCGACCTGTTCGACAAGCGCGGGCGCAAGCCCTGGGCCAGCGTGAACTTCATCACCGCCCATGACGGCTACACGCTGAACGACCTCGTCTCCTACAACGACAAGCACAACGAGGCGAATGGCGAGGACAACAACGACGGCCATTCCCACAACCTGTCCTGGAACCATGGCGAGGAAGGGCCGACGGAGGATCCGGAGATCAGGGAACTGCGCGAGCGCCAGAAGCGCAACCTGCTGGCCACCCTGCTGCTGTCGCAAGGCTCGCCGATGCTGCTGGCCGGCGACGAGTTCGGCAACACCCAGCATGGCAACAACAACGCCTATTGCCAGGACAACGAGACGGCGTGGCTCAACTGGGACGGCATCGACGAGGACGGGCAGGCGCTGATCGAGTTCGTCCGCCGGGTCATCGCGGTGCGCCAGTCCTTTCCGATGCTGCGGCGCGGGCGCTTCCTGTCCGGCGAATACAATGCCGAGTTCGACATCAAGGATGTGACCTGGCTGACCCCCGCCGCCGACGAGATGGACGAGAGCCATTGGCATGACGGCAATGCCCGCTGCATGGGCATGCTGCTGGACGGCCGCGCCCAGGCCAGCGGCATCAAGCGGCCGGCGATGGATGCCACGCTGCTTCTGGTCATCAATTCGCACCATGACGTGGTCGGCTTCACCTTGCCCGAGGTGACGGGCGGCAATGTCTGGCGCTGTCTGGTCGACACCAACCTGCCGGACCCCGACGAGGCGCCGCGCGTCGACACCGGCGACACCTATATGGTGACCGGCCGGTCGCTGCTGCTGCTGGCGCTGGAGCCGGAAGGCAAGACCTCCTTCGCGCTCCGCCGTGCCGCCCATGCCCTGCGCAACGTCGCCGAAAGCCCGACCCTCACCTTCAACGACGACGGCGCGGAGGCGGAAATCACCGCCGCGCCGTCCGCGGCCCCCGAGGAGAAGGAGCCGGTCGTGGCGGAGGCGGACGAGGCGGAAGCGGCCGAAGCCGCCGCGAACCCCGATCCGGCCAAGCCCGACGGCAAGAAGCCGAGCTGA
- a CDS encoding zinc-binding metallopeptidase family protein: MKLFECQNCHQPLYFENTLCERCGYRLGYLPDARTLSAIDPTSDDGVWSALATTEPLYKFCANAELDACNWMLPADSAETHCAACRHNRTIPDLSDTANLTLWRKLELAKHHLFYTLTNLNLPLETRTENPEEGLAFDFLTDTVAPDGTVTPVLTGHANGLITINIAEADDAERERRRSDMGEPYRTLLGHFRHEIGHYVWDRLVRDDEAVLERFRALFGDEREDYGEALQRHYANGAPPDWQANYVSSYATAHPWEDFAETWAHYLHIVDTLETARAFGLRIRPRITEGADLESEIDFNPHKARDIDDLIEPWLPLTYAVNSLNRSMGQPDLYPFILSPSVIEKLGFMNRMMRDL, encoded by the coding sequence ATGAAACTCTTCGAATGCCAGAACTGCCACCAGCCGCTCTATTTCGAGAACACGCTGTGCGAGCGCTGCGGCTACCGGCTGGGCTATCTGCCGGACGCCCGTACCCTGTCGGCCATCGACCCCACCAGCGATGACGGGGTGTGGAGCGCGCTCGCCACCACCGAACCGCTCTACAAATTCTGCGCGAATGCGGAGCTCGATGCCTGCAACTGGATGCTGCCCGCCGATTCTGCGGAGACGCACTGCGCCGCCTGCCGCCACAACCGCACCATTCCCGACCTGTCCGACACCGCCAACCTCACGCTCTGGCGCAAGCTGGAACTGGCGAAGCATCATCTGTTCTACACGCTGACCAACCTGAATTTGCCGCTCGAAACCCGGACGGAGAATCCGGAGGAGGGACTGGCCTTCGACTTCCTGACCGATACGGTGGCGCCGGACGGCACGGTGACGCCGGTGCTGACCGGCCATGCCAACGGGCTCATCACGATCAACATCGCCGAAGCCGACGACGCGGAGCGCGAACGGCGCCGCTCCGACATGGGCGAACCCTACCGCACGCTGCTCGGCCATTTCCGCCACGAGATCGGCCATTATGTCTGGGACCGGCTGGTCCGCGACGACGAGGCGGTGCTGGAGCGCTTCCGCGCGCTGTTCGGCGACGAGCGCGAGGATTACGGCGAGGCGCTGCAACGCCATTATGCCAACGGCGCACCCCCCGACTGGCAGGCCAACTATGTCAGCTCATACGCCACCGCCCACCCGTGGGAGGATTTCGCCGAGACCTGGGCTCATTACCTGCACATCGTCGACACGCTGGAAACCGCCCGTGCCTTCGGCCTGCGGATCCGTCCGCGCATCACCGAGGGCGCGGACCTGGAATCGGAGATCGACTTCAACCCGCACAAGGCGAGGGACATCGACGACCTGATCGAGCCCTGGCTGCCCCTGACCTACGCGGTGAACAGCCTGAACCGCAGCATGGGCCAGCCCGATCTCTACCCCTTCATCCTGTCGCCGTCTGTCATCGAAAAGCTCGGCTTCATGAACAGGATGATGCGGGATCTGTAG
- a CDS encoding sensor domain-containing diguanylate cyclase, with protein MTATTPTEVPGEMAAPDRRRPLGLRATVAVTIAILVLGSALAKGLFVGNSAADALAQEVGSSMTGLAQSLARQLDSTMWARANQIAALSRIDALKDPAVAQSTIDELKRRDTTIAWIGMTDAGGRVVAASNGLLLGADISRRPVHQEGMKGLFVGDVHEAVALKGQVPYLQGETPKFVDVSAPLQKSDGTVVGVLATHYSWEWAHASIRQLIEPLADLKGLSLFILSADGTVLIGPDGSVGRPLPVPVLSTRTRDGWSADVWPDGVTYVTGVAHGKGLHDYAGLGWTVVARQPADIVFAQSGRLQQIIVGSGIVLALLFSLAGWFAAGRISRPLSAIADAAARIGSGERGVEIPDVGGAAEIRRLSASLRDMVDSLTNKDAALMRLEDIAYEDRLTALPNRRYFEQYVEASTGGNGSATVMYIDLDGFKPVNDRLGHDAGDAVLRQVGSRLAAIFRDDDVIARLGGDEFAAVLPRRPGRAAPDTGELAARIIAAVNEPVSIDGEKVRVGCSIGIAAWPEDDGDMATVMRHADAALYKAKRDGRNRAVRWVRQVAERAAE; from the coding sequence GTGACCGCGACGACGCCCACCGAAGTGCCCGGCGAAATGGCCGCTCCTGACCGCCGCCGTCCGCTCGGCCTGCGCGCAACCGTGGCCGTCACCATCGCCATTCTGGTGCTCGGCTCGGCACTCGCAAAGGGTCTGTTCGTCGGCAACAGCGCCGCCGACGCACTGGCGCAGGAGGTCGGCAGTTCGATGACCGGGCTGGCGCAGTCGCTGGCACGGCAGCTCGATTCGACCATGTGGGCACGCGCCAACCAGATCGCCGCGCTGTCGCGGATCGACGCGCTGAAGGATCCGGCGGTGGCGCAGTCGACCATCGACGAGTTGAAGCGCCGCGATACGACCATCGCCTGGATCGGCATGACCGACGCCGGCGGCCGGGTGGTCGCCGCCTCCAACGGGCTGCTGCTGGGAGCGGACATCTCCAGGCGGCCGGTCCACCAGGAGGGGATGAAGGGGCTGTTCGTCGGCGACGTCCACGAGGCGGTGGCGCTCAAGGGCCAAGTGCCGTACCTGCAAGGCGAAACACCGAAATTCGTCGACGTCTCCGCCCCGCTGCAGAAATCCGACGGCACGGTGGTCGGCGTGCTCGCCACCCATTACAGTTGGGAATGGGCGCATGCCTCGATCCGCCAGTTGATCGAACCGCTGGCGGACCTCAAGGGCCTGTCGCTCTTCATCCTGTCGGCCGACGGCACCGTGCTGATCGGCCCGGACGGATCGGTCGGCAGGCCGCTGCCCGTGCCGGTGCTGTCCACCAGGACGCGCGACGGCTGGAGCGCCGATGTCTGGCCGGACGGCGTCACCTACGTGACCGGGGTGGCGCACGGCAAGGGGCTGCACGACTACGCCGGACTGGGCTGGACAGTTGTCGCCCGGCAGCCCGCCGACATCGTGTTCGCACAGTCCGGCCGGCTGCAGCAGATCATCGTCGGCTCGGGCATCGTGCTGGCCCTGCTGTTCAGCCTGGCCGGCTGGTTCGCCGCCGGGCGGATCTCCCGTCCGCTGAGCGCCATCGCCGACGCGGCGGCACGGATCGGCAGCGGCGAACGCGGTGTAGAGATCCCCGACGTCGGCGGCGCGGCGGAGATCCGCCGGCTGTCCGCCTCGCTGCGGGACATGGTCGACAGCCTGACCAACAAGGACGCCGCCCTGATGCGGCTGGAGGACATCGCCTACGAGGACCGGCTGACCGCGCTGCCGAACCGCCGCTATTTCGAACAGTATGTGGAAGCCTCCACCGGCGGCAACGGCTCGGCGACGGTGATGTACATCGACCTCGACGGATTCAAGCCGGTGAACGACCGGCTGGGCCACGACGCCGGCGACGCCGTGCTGCGGCAGGTCGGCAGCCGGCTCGCCGCCATCTTCCGCGACGACGACGTGATCGCCCGCCTGGGCGGCGATGAGTTCGCCGCCGTGTTGCCGCGCCGCCCCGGCCGCGCCGCCCCGGACACCGGCGAGCTTGCCGCCCGCATCATCGCCGCCGTCAACGAACCGGTGTCGATCGACGGCGAGAAGGTGCGCGTCGGCTGCTCCATCGGCATCGCCGCATGGCCGGAGGATGACGGCGACATGGCGACCGTCATGCGGCATGCGGACGCCGCGCTCTACAAGGCCAAGCGCGACGGCCGCAACCGCGCGGTGCGCTGGGTCCGGCAGGTGGCGGAGCGGGCGGCGGAGTGA
- a CDS encoding TRAP transporter substrate-binding protein, with translation MKRRAFLTSAGVGLAAAGTVAAPAIAQTQPEIKWRMASSYPKSLDTIYGAAEFIAKRVSDATDGKFQIRTFAAGEIVPALQVLDAVQNGTVECGQSAAYFYVGKDPTFCFDTAMPFGLNTRQHIAWMMHGGGLELMREVFKDYNIHHIPAGNTSAQMGGWFRKEIKSLEDLKGLKMRIGGLVGQILTPFGLVPQQLGGGDIYPALERGTIDAAEFVGPYDDEKLGFHKVAKYYYYPGWWEGSAQIPLMFNMQAWEQLPKSYQTIMEQACWEANTWMIAKYDTLNAAALKRLVGGGAVLRAFPRDMMQACEKASFEFYDKLAAGNPRFKKVYDGWKPFLEQERLWFRVAENGFDSFVYSQSALQR, from the coding sequence ATGAAACGGCGTGCGTTCCTCACCAGCGCCGGCGTCGGCCTTGCCGCCGCCGGAACCGTCGCGGCTCCGGCCATCGCCCAGACCCAGCCCGAGATCAAGTGGCGCATGGCGTCGAGCTATCCCAAGAGCCTCGACACCATCTATGGCGCGGCAGAGTTCATCGCCAAGCGCGTTTCCGACGCCACCGACGGCAAGTTCCAGATCCGCACCTTCGCCGCCGGCGAGATCGTCCCGGCGCTCCAGGTGCTGGATGCGGTCCAGAATGGAACGGTCGAGTGCGGCCAGTCGGCGGCCTATTTCTATGTCGGCAAGGATCCGACCTTCTGCTTCGACACCGCCATGCCGTTCGGCCTGAACACCCGCCAGCACATCGCCTGGATGATGCATGGCGGCGGGCTGGAGCTGATGCGCGAGGTATTCAAGGACTACAACATCCACCACATCCCCGCCGGCAACACCAGTGCCCAGATGGGCGGCTGGTTCCGCAAGGAAATCAAGAGCCTGGAGGATCTGAAGGGCCTGAAGATGCGCATCGGCGGTCTGGTGGGCCAGATCCTGACGCCGTTCGGGCTGGTGCCGCAGCAGTTGGGCGGTGGCGACATCTATCCGGCGCTGGAGCGCGGCACCATCGACGCCGCGGAATTCGTCGGCCCCTATGACGACGAGAAGCTCGGCTTCCACAAGGTCGCCAAATACTACTACTACCCCGGCTGGTGGGAAGGGTCGGCCCAGATCCCGCTGATGTTCAACATGCAGGCCTGGGAGCAGTTGCCGAAATCCTACCAGACCATCATGGAGCAGGCCTGCTGGGAGGCCAACACCTGGATGATCGCCAAGTACGACACGCTGAACGCCGCCGCGCTGAAGCGGCTGGTCGGCGGCGGCGCCGTGCTGCGTGCGTTCCCGCGCGACATGATGCAGGCCTGCGAGAAGGCGTCGTTCGAATTCTACGACAAGCTCGCCGCCGGCAATCCGCGCTTCAAGAAGGTCTATGACGGCTGGAAGCCGTTCCTGGAGCAGGAGCGCCTGTGGTTCCGCGTCGCCGAGAACGGCTTCGACAGCTTCGTCTACAGCCAGTCGGCGCTGCAGCGCTGA
- a CDS encoding ABC transporter ATP-binding protein: MDGGMIATTQSLVRFTGVQKTYDGEHLVVKSLDLDIRKGEFLTLLGPSGSGKTTTLMMLAGFEVPTQGEIFIGDRPIKNVPPHKRDIGMVFQNYALFPHLTIEENVAFPLSVRGVPKAEVKERVAAALDMIKLGSLAARRPGQLSGGQQQRVALARALVFNPALVLMDEPLGALDKRLREHMQLEIKRLHETMGLTVVYVTHDQGEALTMSDRIAVFNDGIVQQIDRPDALYERPVNSFVANFIGENNVLSGVVENIEQGWARVALDAGGSVVAQAVNIGGAGNRTSLSLRPERVAIETGDSGDTAMNRLPATLTDLIYLGDHTLAVLATPANPEFMVKLPAGSYAGLAPGQDVFIAFRPEDCRALDPV; the protein is encoded by the coding sequence ATGGACGGCGGGATGATCGCGACGACACAATCCCTGGTGCGCTTCACCGGGGTGCAGAAGACCTACGATGGCGAGCATCTCGTGGTGAAGAGCCTGGATCTCGACATCCGCAAGGGCGAGTTCCTGACCCTGCTGGGGCCGTCGGGGTCGGGCAAGACCACCACGCTGATGATGCTGGCCGGGTTCGAGGTGCCGACCCAGGGCGAAATCTTCATCGGCGACCGGCCGATCAAGAACGTGCCGCCGCACAAGCGCGACATCGGCATGGTCTTCCAGAACTACGCCCTGTTTCCCCATCTGACGATCGAGGAGAACGTCGCCTTTCCGCTGTCGGTCCGCGGTGTTCCGAAGGCGGAGGTCAAGGAACGCGTGGCCGCCGCGCTCGACATGATCAAGCTCGGCTCCCTCGCCGCCCGCCGGCCGGGCCAGCTGTCCGGCGGCCAGCAGCAGCGCGTGGCGCTGGCGCGCGCCCTGGTGTTCAACCCGGCGCTGGTGCTGATGGACGAACCGCTGGGTGCGCTGGACAAGCGCCTGCGCGAGCATATGCAGCTCGAGATCAAGCGCCTGCACGAGACGATGGGCCTGACCGTCGTCTACGTCACCCACGACCAGGGGGAGGCGCTGACGATGTCCGACCGCATCGCGGTCTTCAACGACGGCATCGTCCAGCAGATCGACCGCCCCGACGCGCTGTACGAGCGCCCGGTGAACAGCTTCGTCGCCAACTTCATCGGCGAGAACAATGTTCTGAGCGGGGTTGTTGAAAATATCGAACAGGGCTGGGCCCGCGTGGCGCTGGACGCCGGCGGTTCGGTGGTGGCGCAGGCGGTGAACATCGGCGGCGCCGGCAACCGCACCTCGCTGTCGCTCCGGCCGGAGCGCGTGGCGATCGAAACCGGCGATTCGGGCGACACCGCCATGAATCGCCTGCCGGCCACCCTGACCGACCTGATCTATCTCGGCGACCACACGCTGGCGGTGCTCGCCACCCCGGCCAATCCTGAATTCATGGTCAAGCTGCCGGCCGGCTCCTATGCCGGGCTGGCGCCGGGCCAGGACGTGTTCATCGCCTTCCGCCCGGAGGACTGCCGGGCGTTGGATCCGGTCTGA